In the genome of Eschrichtius robustus isolate mEscRob2 chromosome 12, mEscRob2.pri, whole genome shotgun sequence, one region contains:
- the LOC137773426 gene encoding large ribosomal subunit protein eL21-like, translated as MTNTEGKRRGTCYMFSRPFRKHGVVPLATYTRIYKKGDIVDIKGMGTVQKGMPHKCYHGKTGRVYNVTQHAVGIIVNKQVKGKILAKRINVRIEHIKHSKSRDSFLKRVKENDQKKKEAKEKSTWVQLKRQPAPPRGAHFVRTNGKEPELLEPIPYEFMA; from the coding sequence ATGACCAACacagagggaaagaggaggggcaCCTGCTACATGTTCTCTCGCCCTTTTAGAAAACATGGAGTTGTTCCTTTGGCCACATACACGCGAATCTACAAGAAAGGTGATATTGTAGATATCAAGGGAATGGGCACTGTTCAAAAAGGAATGCCCCACAAGTGTTACCATGGCAAAACTGGGAGAGTCTACAATGTTACCCAGCATGCTGTTGGCATCATTGTAAACAAACAAGTTAAGGGCAAGATTCTTGCCAAGAGAATTAATGTGCGTATCGAGCATATTAAGCACTCTAAGAGCCGAGACAGCTTCCTGAAACGGGTGAAGGAAAATgatcagaaaaagaaggaagccaaAGAGAAAAGTACTTGGGTTCAGCTGAAGCGCCAGCCTGCTCCACCCAGAGGAGCACACTTCGTGAGAACCAATGGAAAGGAGCCTGAACTGTTGGAGCCCATTCCCTATGAATTCATGGCATGA